The genomic interval CAACGGCGCCAGCGAGCCCGAGGCCGGCTCGGACATCTTCAGCATGAAGACCCGCGCCGAGCGTAAAGGCGACAAGTGGATCCTCAACGGCCGCAAGGTCTGGATCACCGGCGGCCCGGTCGCCGACGTCTTCCTGATCTTCGCCACCACCGACCCCACCAAGGGGGTCCTCGGCGTCACCGGCTTCCTGATCGACCGCGACACCCCGGGCTTCCACGTCGTCCGCGAGATCCCCAAGCTCGGCATGCGGACCGCGCCGATGGGCGAGTTGGTCTTCGAGGGCTGCGAACTCCCCGCCGAGGCCCTGCTGGGTCGCGAAGGCCGGGGCTCGCGGATCTTCAATCAGGCCCTGGAATGGGAGCGGGGAGCGATCCTCGCCAGCGTCGTCGGCACGATGCAGAGGCAGGTCGACCGCTGCATTCAGCGGGCCCGCCAGCGGAAGCAGTTCGGCCAGTCGATCGGCAAGTTCCAGTCGGTCTCCAACCGGATCGTCGACATGCTGACGCGGGTTGAGACCAGCCGGTACATGGTCTACCGCTACGCCTGGATGAAGAAGCAAGGGAAGGACGCCACCATCGCCGCGTCGATGGCCAAGCTCCACGTCTCCGAGTGCTTCGCCCAGAATAGCTTCGACGCCGTCCGGATCTTCGGCGCCCAGGGCTACACCGTCGAGGAGGGCCTGGAGCGCGACGTCCGCGACAGCACGGGCGGCGTCCTCTTCTCCGGCACCAACGACATCCAGCGCAACATCATCGCCCAGCACCTGCGAATCTGATCGACGTCCCGCCGAAAGCCGCCTCAGAAAACCCGACTCGGGCGCCATGCCCACGCTCGTCGTGGGCCTGCGATCGGCGACGGTCGCACAACAGCCCCACGCCGGTTCACGGCCACCCAAGGGTGGCCGTGACACCCAGGTCTCAATCGAGACCTTGAAACGACTTCCGGCGATATTGATCGATTTCACGAGCCCCTGGCCGGGACCTGCGCGACGGGGTACGCTTCTTGCGGGAAGCTGTGCGTTCCGTCGCACAACGTCTCCACCACGTCACGTTCCCGCGGCCTGGACCGCGGAAGGGGGCTGATCATGAAGGTCCTTCAAGCGCTCTTGCTGCTGATCTTCCTCGGCGCAATCCTCCTCTTCGCCGTGCAGAACACGGAGGCGATCACCGTCGCCTTCGCCAAGTGGCACGTCACCGGCCCGGTCGCCCTGATGGCGCTGGCGGCCTACGTCCTGGGCATGCTCAGCGGCTGGACGGTCGTCTCGTTCTTCTCGCGGTCGCTGCGCGAGGTGACCGAACGTCGGACGATCGAGTGAGCTTCACCGTCGGAATCACCATCGAGAAGGGAGTAACTTGATGAGAGGTCTCAGCCGGGCTGGGTTGGGGTTGTCACTCCTGGCGGTGATCCTGGGGGCGAACGCGGTGAACGCCCAGCAACACGCCGCCCCCCCGACGCCGCTGGCGGCGTCCGACCTGACGTTCCTGGAGGTCGGCAACTCCTACATGATCCAGTTCGCACCGGGGGCCGACCCGTTCGTGATCAAGTCGGCGGAGCTGAGTCGAGTCTCGACGACGACTACAGACGCCGGCGGCAAGACAACGACGGAACTGACGCCATCGACGTTGACCATGACGTACCGCGTCCCCGAGTTCGTCGTGAAGAAGCTGGGGGGCGGCTCGTGGGCGCTCCTGGAATACCCGCTCGACGTCAAGGCCGCAGCCGAGCGCATGCTCGCCCGCCTGGCGTTGAAGAACACGGAGACGATGGCCGAGCAGGAAAAGACCGAAGAGGGCCGGATGCGGATCGCCGAGTGGAAGACCGAGGCCGACCGCCAGATCCCGACCGCCGAGGCCTGGATCAACCTGGCGCACGCAGTCGTCATCGCCCCGCCACTCGCGGATCCGAGGGACCCGCGCATTCAGACGCCCACCATCTCGGTAGAGATCAAATGACGAACTGCGGCCGCCGGGTCACTCCGCCGGCCGCCACCAGGCGTCGATGAGCTTCCGCAGTTCCTCAACCCGCGCCGGCTCGCGGTCGGCCAGGTTGTTCGACTCATACGGGTCGGCGACGATGTTGAACAGCTCGACGGCCGACCCGGGCGAGTTGCGAACCTCGGGAACGATGAGCTTCCAGTCGCCGGCGACGACCCAGCGGTCGCGTAGGCTCGCGGCCGGGTCGTCGAGGTCGGCGACGTCGTGCGTGAAGATCTCGCCGAAGACGGCGGGCCGTTTCGCGACGGCCTCGGCGTCCAGCAGGTTGACCCCCTGCATCTTCACGGGTTTCTCAATCCCCGCCGCGGCCAGGATCGTGGGAGCCACGTCGATCGAGCTGACCGGCTTGTCGCTCACCGCCGGTTTGATCTTCCCTAGGTGGCGGACGATGATCGGCGTCCGCAGGCCGCCGTCGTAGGGCGACTGCTTCGAGCGGACGTCGTACTTGGCCGCGTCGGGGTTCTGGATCCAGCCGTTGTCGGCGAGGTAGACGACGAGGGTGTTTTCCGCCACGCCCTTCTCGTCCAGATGCTTAAGCAAAGCGCCGCAGGTTTCGTCGAACCACTCGACCATCGCCCAGTACTTCGCGACGTGAAGGCTCGGCGTCTTGTCGCGGTACTTGTTCAAAAGGCGGTCGGGGGGCGTGTGAGGCTGGTGCGGCATCATCGGGGCGTACCAGACGAAGAAGGGCTTCGAGGCCGCGACCTCCCGGTCGATGAAGTCGAAGACCGGCGCCATCGACTTCCGGCCGATCTCCAGGCCGACGTCGCCGTGGCGGCCCCCCTTCGCAAGATCGCCGTGGGTCATCCCCTCGGCGAAGCCCCCTTCGCTGAAGTTCCCGCCCCACCACTTGCCGGCCTGGAAGGTCGCATAACCGCGACCCGACAGCAGCCGAGGGATCGTCGGCGACGCCTCGAAGAAGCTCACCAGCCGCTTTCGACCTTCGAGCAGCGCGGGCTCCGACTTGAGCTGAGCGTAGCGGCCAGCCGTTCCGGGCGGATCGTTGCCCGTGACGTGGTGCTGGTGGGCGTACATCCCCGTGATGATCGACGCCAGGCTCGGCGAGCAAAGGCTTGAGGGCACATAGCCGCGACGGAAGGTCATCCCCTCGGCCGCCAACCGGTCGATGTTCGGAGTATGGACCTGGGGATGCCCCATGAACGAGTAGTCGTTCCAGGCCTGGTCGTCTGAGAGGATCAGGACCACGTTCGGCGGTCGATCCGCACCGAAAGCCGCCCCAGCGGACAGAGCAGCGAAAACGACGACGGCGGCGGCGAGAAGGCTGACACGCTTCATGGGCCTTTTCCTCCCTCACCCCTCGGCGGGGCGTTCGGCGTCGGGGACGGTCCCAGCGCGTTCCTGGGGGCGGTAGGAGTCGGTCACGGCCAGGCCGACCAGGAACGCGATCCAGGCCAGAAACAGGACGACGGCGGCCGCGAACCTTCGGCGGTCGCGAGGGTTCACGGCGGGTGCCGGGGCCCCGGTCTCAAGTTCGGTCTCGGTGGTCATGATTCGTCGTCCTCCGTGCTCTCGTCTTCTTCGGGGTCGTCGTCGGCCAGGGGCTTCGGTTGGAAGTCGACGCCGAAGTCGAAGACGTCGTCGAAGTCCTCGCGGCGGTCCTCGGGGGTCTTGTCGAGGTCGCCGGAGGCGATCAGGTTGTAAACGATTTCGCCGATGTCCGACGTGGAGCGCAGGCCCCACTGAGCGAGCACCGGCCCGGCCAGCAGGCCGTATTCGCGCAGGGCCAGCCGACGGGCCGCCAGGCAGACCTGCCGACCGGAGACGTGGCCCGAAGTCGGCTCGGCCTTCGCCTTCTTCGACGAGCGGCCGCGAGAGGTCCGGGCGGCTCGTTCCCGACTCTGCCGCCGGGCCTCGCGGATCTTCCGGTTGCGAGCCAGGTGGAGCGACTCCAGCACGAAGGCGTAGGCCTCCAGCGAGTAGCGAGGGTCTTTGGAGATGACCCGGCCGATCTCGTCACGGAAGGTGCTCATTCGTCGAACCCCGCGTCGGAGTCGGTTTCGTCGTCGGTCTCGGCGTCAGGCCGGCGCGGGCCTCGGGAGCGCGGCTCGACGGACAGAACGTCGGCCGCGGCGATGATGATCCGCCGGCCGTCCTCGAACTCGACCACCAGCCGTCCCGCCAGCACGTCGAGCGCCACCACGCGGCCCCGGCCCTTGGCCGTCTCGACTCGGGCTCCGTTGGGGGGCAGCGTCTTTTCGGCCTCGCGATAGGCGTCGTATTCGTATCTCAGGCAGCATTTCAGCCGGCCGCAGCGGCCCGAGATCTTGGACGGGTCGAGCGTCGTCTTCTGGATCTTGGCCATCTTCATGGAGACGGGAGGCATCTGGCTGAGGTGGGTGTTGCAACAGACCGGCTTGCCGCAGTCGCCGTAGTCGGCCAGCAGCTTGGCCTCGTCGCGAACGCCGATCTGCCGCATCTCGATCCGCGTCCGGAGGGCGCGGGCCAGGTCGCGGACCAGCTCGCGGAAGTCGACCCGCTTCTCGGCCAGGTAGTAGAAGATGATCCGCTCGCGGCCGAAGAGGATCTCCACGTCCACCAGGTTCATTTGAAGCCGGCGGCGAGAGATGAACTCCCGGCAGGTGGCGAAGGCGGCCTTCTCCTGTTCCGGCAGAGTCTGTTCGTGCTGAAGGTCGGCGGCGTCGGCCTCGCGGAGGATCTCGCCAGGCTCGCGCTGCTCCAGCGCCTTGGCGGCGCGGTCGGTGAGCGGACAGAGAACCTCGCCCAGTTCCACGCCTCGGTCGCTGCGGACCACCACGCGACGCCCGCGCGAGTGCTCCGCGCCAGAGGCGTCATGGCATGCGCCCAGGATCCGCATCCGCCCATATCGCACGACGTAACCCATGCCCCGGATTATGACCGCGGGCCGATCCCGACGGAAGGGGAGAACGCTCCTGGAGATCCGGTGTTCCCAGTCCCGTCGAGGTTCGCCATAATACCCGCTCGGGAACCGACCGGGCTCCGACCCGGCCGGCGTCGGAGGATCCGAAGCACAGGACGCTCGACCATGATCAAAGACGAACTGCTGGCCCTCCTGGTCTGCCCTCTGGGCCGCGCCCCCCTGCGGCGCGAGGGCGATTCCCTGGTCTGCACCCGCTGCGGCCTCCGCTACGCGATCAACGACGGCATCCCCAACATGCTGTACGAGGAAGCCGAGCTTCCTGAGGGCGTCAAATCGATCGCCGAGCTCGAATGCGCCAAGACGGCCGACGTGAAGGCGTCCTGACCGCCCGCCCCCTGGCCCGTTTCTTGGGTTGCGGGCGTTTCGTCGCGGCGTGACAATGATGGAACGACGGCGACCGGCGTTCCGTCGCGCGTCGGCGTGCTTGGGCCGCTGGGGGGGGACGGGTTGATGGCGCTTCTGCTCTGCCTGGTCTGTTCGGGGATCGCGTGGCAAGAGGCGCCTCCGACCGCGCCGGCGACGGCCTCCCCGGCGATGGACGTCGTCACGGCGTTCGAAAAGGTCCTTACTGACGTCGTCGCCCGGACCGAAGGCTCGGTGGTGGCGATCCACCGCAACAAGGAAGAGAACGCCCGCGAGACGCAGGCGGTTCGCGGGCGCAACCGCCCCCCCCGAACCGAGGTGATGGAGCTTCCGCTCCAGGCCCGCCTCACCAGCCCCACGGCGATTTCCTTCGATTTCGGCTCGGGCGTCGTGATCGGCGACGAGGGGGAGATCCTCACGACCTTCCACGTCGTCCGCGGCGCGACCACCTTGATCGTCCGAGCGGCCGAACGCCAGGAATTCGAGGCCGAGGTCATCTCCGCCGACCCCCGCAGCGACCTCGCCGTCATCGCCCCGGTCGCCGGCCCTGGCCGGCCCAAACCCCGGCTCAAGCCGATCCCCCTCGGCGACTCCGGGCAGCTCCGCAAGGGGTCGTTCCTGATCGCGCTGGGCAACCCGTTCAACGCGGCGGCTCAGGACGGCCGGGCCAACGCAAGCTGGGGCATCCTGTCGAACATCGCCCGCCAGGCAGCCTTCGACGCCGAGGCCCGCAGCGATCAGCGCCTCGGCCTGCAACTCCCTCACTACCCGACGCTGCTCCAGCTCGACAGCAAGCTGAACCTCGGCATGAGCGGCGGGGCGGTCGTCAACATGAAGGGGGAGTTGGTGGGTCTGACCACCACCGCCGCCAGCCCTTCCGGCTACGACGCGATGGCCGGCTACGCCTTCCCGATGGACGCCATCGGCCGCCGGGTCGTGCAGACGCTCAAGGAAGGTCGTGAAGTCGAGTACGGCCTGCTAGGCGTCCGATACCTGCCCGGCCCGAAGAACAACGTGATCGACGTCGTCACCCCCAACTCGCCGGCCTCTCAGGGAAAGCTCATGCCGGGCGACTCCATCGTCGCCATCAACGACGTCCCAGTGCTGGACTTCGCCTCTCTCATGGTCGCCGTCAGCGCCCACGCCCCCGGCGACAAGCTTAACCTGAAGCTCATCCGCAACGGTCAGGAGTTGGAGAAGACCCTCGTCATCGGCAAGTTCCCCGTCGAGGGCGAGATCATCGCCTCCGTCCGTCCCGCCTCGTGGCGAGGCCTCCGCGTGGATCACCCCAGCCTCATGATCGGCGCCCCCATCGGCATCGTCCCCGACGAGGGCCTCCCCACCGGCGTCGTCATCCGCGAGGTCGAGACCGAATCCCCCGCCGACAAGGCCGGACTAAGGCCCTACCAGTCCATCCGCCAGGTCGGCGACCAATCCGTCTCCAATCCCGCCGAGTTCGCCAAGGCCGTCGCCGGCCTCAAAGGCCCCGTCCGCCTCATGACCGACCGCGGCCCGATCGTCGTCGAGCCGTGAACGGTGACCTCGGAGGAACTTCGAGTCATGTCTGTCGCCCCCATCAGCACCAGCGAAGCCGCGATTTTCGGCCGAATCCTCCAACCCGAGGAAGCCACGCTCAACGCCGCGGCAGCCCGGGCCATCCTCGCTCTCGACTTCGATCAGGCCGACAAGGATCGAATGAGGGATCTCTTGACGAAAGCCAAGAAAGGCGCGTTAACCACTAAGGAAGCGGCTGAGGCTGAAAACTACGAACGCGTCGGCCATGTGCTTTCACTGATGAAATCCAAGGCCCGCCTCTCCCTCAAACGCGAGGAGTGATCTCAACCCCTCCAGAATCCGTGAGGCGGAATGGATCGCAAGCTGGAGAGTTTGGTCTGGGAGCGGGCTGAGGGTCGCTGTGAATACTGCCAGATGTTGGCGAACGACGACGTACTGCCCTTCGAGATCGACCATATCATCGCCGAGCAGCACCAGGGCTCGACTTCCGAAGAGAATCTTTGCCTTGCCTGCTTTGCTTGCAATCGCCACAAAGGACCGAACGTCGCAGGGGTTGATCCCCTTACTGGGAAGGTCGCACCTCTGTTCCATCCTCGACGGCAGCATTGGTCGCGTCACTTTCGATGGCAAGGGGCCGTCCTGACAGGACGAACGGCGAGCGGAAGAGCGACCGTCGTCACATTAGCCATCAACCTCGATTACCGTGTCGACCTTCGTCAAAGCCTGATCGATGAGGGTGTCTTTCCACATCGGTGAGAACGCACGTCTTGTGACGGACGCCTGATCGGTCATCCACCGCCGCCAAGCCGGGTTGTCCGGATCCCCTCCGTCCTGCACAATGGGAGTCTGGCGTCTTTGCGCGCCGCGCGGTCGATCCGTCCTAGACAGTCTGCGGACCTCCCATGAAAACCGACGACCTTCGTGAAGCTTACCTGGAATTCTTCGCATCCAAGGGCTGCGTCCGCAAGCCGAGCGACGTGCTGGCGCCGAACGACCCGACGGTCCTCTTCACGCCGGCCGGGATGAACCAGTTCAAACGCGAGTTCATGGGCCTGGGCGACCCGTCCTTCAAGCGCGCCACGACCTGCCAGAAGTGCATCCGCACCGGCGACATCGAGAACGTCGGCAAGACCCCGCGGCACATGACGTTCTTCGAGATGCTGGGCAATTTCAGCTTCGGCGACTACTTCAAGCGCGAGGCGATTCACTGGGCCTGGGAGTTCCTCACCAAGACCCTCTCGATCTCCCCCAATCGGCTGACCTTCACCGTCTACCAGGACGACGACGAAGCGTTCGATATCTGGCACAAGGAGGTGGGCGTCCCTACCGACCGCATCAAGCGGCTGGGCGAAGACGACAACTTCTGGCCCGCCGGAGCCCCGACTCACGGTCCCAACGGCGTCTGCGGCCCGTGCTCGGAGATCTTCTACCACGGCGACGGCATCGAGGAAGTCGAGATCTGGAACCTCGTCTTCACCCAGTTCAACCGCGTCGGGCCGGGCCAGCTCGAACCGCTGCCGAACAAGAACATCGACACCGGCATGGGCCTCGAACGCGCGGCCGCCGCCCTTCAGGGGGCCAAGTCGAACTTCGAGATCGACCTGTTCATCCCGATCGTCGCCGCCGCGGCCGATGCGCTGGGGATCGACTACGCCAAGGTGAAGGACAGCCTCGACGGCGTCCGCATCCGGCGGGCCGCCGACCACGCCCGGACGCTCTCCTTCTGCCTTCACGAGAACATCCGGTTCGGCCCTGAGAAGCAAGGTTACGTCATCCGCCGCCTGCTCCGCCGGGCCGTGCTCGACGCCTACCAGATGGGCCGCCGCGAGCCCTTCCTGTACACGCTCGCCCCGGTCGTCGCCGAGGCCATGAAGGGCGGCTACCCCGAGATCGCCGACAGCGTCCCGCGCATCCAGCACGCGATCCGGGATGAGGAGGAGCGGTTCCTCCGCAACCTGGAAAACGGGATGCGGCTGCTGAACGACGCGTTCCGCAAGACCAAGGCCGCCGGCTCTGACGTGATCTCCGGGGCCGACGCCTTCGACCTGCACTCCACCTACGGCATCCCCGTCGAGGTCACCGAGAGCCTCGCCGCCGACCAGAATCTGCGGATCGACACGGAGGGCTTTGAATCGGCCCGCGTCAAGTTCGCCGCCGTCTCGCGAGGCTCCACCGAGGCCGCCGACGTCTTCGCCGTCGGCCCGCTCGACACCCTCAAGGAAGCCTACCACCAGGGCTCCGCGTTCCTCGGCTACACGACGACCGAGTCGCCGGCCAGGGTGATCGGCATCCTGGAACAGGGGAAGCTCGCCGACTACGCGCAGAAGTCCGACGGCGGCCCCGCGATCGCCCTGGTTCTCGACCAGACTCCGTTCTACGGAGAGTCCGGCGGCCAGGTCGGCGACGTGGGCGTCATCAAGGGGAAGGACTTCACGTTCCACGTCGAGGACACGAAGAAGGAGAACGACTTCTTCCTGCACCTGGGCCGGGTCGTCGAGGGCCGCGTGGACGTCGGCGCCGAAGCGACGGCGACCGTCGACGCCGGACGTCGCCAGGCGATCCGCCGGGCCCACTCCGCCACCCACCTGCTCCACAACGCGCTCCACAAGCACCTGGGCAAGCACGCCCAGCAGGCCGGCAGCAAGGTGGAGCCCGACCGGCTCCGGTTCGACTTCTCCAACCCGGAGGCCGTCGGCAAGGAGCGGCTCCAGGCGATCGAGGAGACCGTCAACGACCTCGTGATGACGGGTGCTCCGGTCCAGTGGTCCTTGATGCCGATCGCCGAGGCGAAGACGCTGGGCGCGATGGCCCTCTTCGGCGAGAAGTACCCGGAGATCGTCCGCGTCGTCCAGATGGGGGACTTCTCCCGCGAGCTTTGCGGCGGTACCCACCTCGACAGCGTCGGCCAGGTCGGCCTGTTCAAGATCCTCGGTGAAGAGTCGGTGGCCGCCGGCACGCGCCGGATCGTCGCCCTGACGGGCAAGGCCGCGCTCGACTTCATCCGCCAGGAAGAGGCGGCGCTCGGAGACCTTGCGGCCAGCCTGCGAGTCCCCGCCAATCAGGTCAGCGGCCGGGTGGCGGCCCTGCTGGAGGAGGTCAAGACCCTCAAGAAGCAGGCCTCCCAGCGCAAGCCGGAATCCGGCCCCAAGGCGACGGCCGACGACCTGCTCACGAACGCCCGCACGGCCGGCGACGCCGTCGCCGTCATCGCCTCCGTCGAGGCGACCGCCGACGAGATGCGCGTCCTCATCGACGGCCTCCGCCGCAAGCGTCCCGAGGGCCTGGCCGTGCTGCTGGCCGCGGCCTCCGAAGGCAAGGTGCAGCTCGTCGCCGCGTTCTCCAAGGACCTCGTCGACAAGGGCCGGCACGCCGGCCAGTGGCTGAAGAAGGTCGCCCCGGCGGTGGGCGGCGGCGGCGGCGGCCGTCCCGACATGGCCCAGGCCGGCGGCAAGGACCCCGCCAAGATCCCCGACGCCCTCGAACTGGCGTGGACCGTCGTCCGCGAGGAACTCGGGGGGTGACCGAGCCCCGTAAAATCAGCGCGACCGCATCGATCTGCAGTCTTCTCCGGATTCGATGCTCGGTCGTGTTGGTCTTGACGTGCGGCGTACGGTTTGTAACATGGTATTTTTCCCAAGGACTGCGCGGACACGCGTTCCGTTTTTTGCGATTCAGGCGTACCTTTCCATGAAGTGTTACCAGGCGAAGACCGGCGAGCTGTCGCGTCAGTGGTTCACGATCGACGCGGAAGGCCAGGTCGTCGGCCGGCTCGCGGCCCAGATCGCCCCGATCTTGATGGGCAAGCATCGTCCGACCTACACCCCGCACGTCGACACCGGCGATTACGTCATCGTCACCAACGTCGAGAAGGTCGTCTTCACCGGCGACAAGTGGCGTGAGAAGACCTACCAGCGGTACTCCGGCTACCCCGGCGGCCAGCGCGAAGAAGCGGCCT from Paludisphaera rhizosphaerae carries:
- a CDS encoding acyl-CoA dehydrogenase family protein, giving the protein MDFGYSADQKKWYDAAVAFAREQLVDPDAIARDQRGEFWREGYERCARFGAAGLPVPAEFGGQGEEIETAVAAMEGLGYACPDTGLLFALNASLWTITMPILMFGDDAQKKRYLPRLCDGRSFGANGASEPEAGSDIFSMKTRAERKGDKWILNGRKVWITGGPVADVFLIFATTDPTKGVLGVTGFLIDRDTPGFHVVREIPKLGMRTAPMGELVFEGCELPAEALLGREGRGSRIFNQALEWERGAILASVVGTMQRQVDRCIQRARQRKQFGQSIGKFQSVSNRIVDMLTRVETSRYMVYRYAWMKKQGKDATIAASMAKLHVSECFAQNSFDAVRIFGAQGYTVEEGLERDVRDSTGGVLFSGTNDIQRNIIAQHLRI
- a CDS encoding LapA family protein, with amino-acid sequence MKVLQALLLLIFLGAILLFAVQNTEAITVAFAKWHVTGPVALMALAAYVLGMLSGWTVVSFFSRSLREVTERRTIE
- a CDS encoding sulfatase family protein — translated: MKRVSLLAAAVVVFAALSAGAAFGADRPPNVVLILSDDQAWNDYSFMGHPQVHTPNIDRLAAEGMTFRRGYVPSSLCSPSLASIITGMYAHQHHVTGNDPPGTAGRYAQLKSEPALLEGRKRLVSFFEASPTIPRLLSGRGYATFQAGKWWGGNFSEGGFAEGMTHGDLAKGGRHGDVGLEIGRKSMAPVFDFIDREVAASKPFFVWYAPMMPHQPHTPPDRLLNKYRDKTPSLHVAKYWAMVEWFDETCGALLKHLDEKGVAENTLVVYLADNGWIQNPDAAKYDVRSKQSPYDGGLRTPIIVRHLGKIKPAVSDKPVSSIDVAPTILAAAGIEKPVKMQGVNLLDAEAVAKRPAVFGEIFTHDVADLDDPAASLRDRWVVAGDWKLIVPEVRNSPGSAVELFNIVADPYESNNLADREPARVEELRKLIDAWWRPAE
- a CDS encoding Minf_1886 family protein; amino-acid sequence: MSTFRDEIGRVISKDPRYSLEAYAFVLESLHLARNRKIREARRQSRERAARTSRGRSSKKAKAEPTSGHVSGRQVCLAARRLALREYGLLAGPVLAQWGLRSTSDIGEIVYNLIASGDLDKTPEDRREDFDDVFDFGVDFQPKPLADDDPEEDESTEDDES
- a CDS encoding PSP1 domain-containing protein; amino-acid sequence: MGYVVRYGRMRILGACHDASGAEHSRGRRVVVRSDRGVELGEVLCPLTDRAAKALEQREPGEILREADAADLQHEQTLPEQEKAAFATCREFISRRRLQMNLVDVEILFGRERIIFYYLAEKRVDFRELVRDLARALRTRIEMRQIGVRDEAKLLADYGDCGKPVCCNTHLSQMPPVSMKMAKIQKTTLDPSKISGRCGRLKCCLRYEYDAYREAEKTLPPNGARVETAKGRGRVVALDVLAGRLVVEFEDGRRIIIAAADVLSVEPRSRGPRRPDAETDDETDSDAGFDE
- a CDS encoding Trm112 family protein, translated to MIKDELLALLVCPLGRAPLRREGDSLVCTRCGLRYAINDGIPNMLYEEAELPEGVKSIAELECAKTADVKAS
- a CDS encoding trypsin-like peptidase domain-containing protein, with amino-acid sequence MALLLCLVCSGIAWQEAPPTAPATASPAMDVVTAFEKVLTDVVARTEGSVVAIHRNKEENARETQAVRGRNRPPRTEVMELPLQARLTSPTAISFDFGSGVVIGDEGEILTTFHVVRGATTLIVRAAERQEFEAEVISADPRSDLAVIAPVAGPGRPKPRLKPIPLGDSGQLRKGSFLIALGNPFNAAAQDGRANASWGILSNIARQAAFDAEARSDQRLGLQLPHYPTLLQLDSKLNLGMSGGAVVNMKGELVGLTTTAASPSGYDAMAGYAFPMDAIGRRVVQTLKEGREVEYGLLGVRYLPGPKNNVIDVVTPNSPASQGKLMPGDSIVAINDVPVLDFASLMVAVSAHAPGDKLNLKLIRNGQELEKTLVIGKFPVEGEIIASVRPASWRGLRVDHPSLMIGAPIGIVPDEGLPTGVVIREVETESPADKAGLRPYQSIRQVGDQSVSNPAEFAKAVAGLKGPVRLMTDRGPIVVEP
- a CDS encoding HNH endonuclease, with the protein product MDRKLESLVWERAEGRCEYCQMLANDDVLPFEIDHIIAEQHQGSTSEENLCLACFACNRHKGPNVAGVDPLTGKVAPLFHPRRQHWSRHFRWQGAVLTGRTASGRATVVTLAINLDYRVDLRQSLIDEGVFPHR
- the alaS gene encoding alanine--tRNA ligase, which encodes MKTDDLREAYLEFFASKGCVRKPSDVLAPNDPTVLFTPAGMNQFKREFMGLGDPSFKRATTCQKCIRTGDIENVGKTPRHMTFFEMLGNFSFGDYFKREAIHWAWEFLTKTLSISPNRLTFTVYQDDDEAFDIWHKEVGVPTDRIKRLGEDDNFWPAGAPTHGPNGVCGPCSEIFYHGDGIEEVEIWNLVFTQFNRVGPGQLEPLPNKNIDTGMGLERAAAALQGAKSNFEIDLFIPIVAAAADALGIDYAKVKDSLDGVRIRRAADHARTLSFCLHENIRFGPEKQGYVIRRLLRRAVLDAYQMGRREPFLYTLAPVVAEAMKGGYPEIADSVPRIQHAIRDEEERFLRNLENGMRLLNDAFRKTKAAGSDVISGADAFDLHSTYGIPVEVTESLAADQNLRIDTEGFESARVKFAAVSRGSTEAADVFAVGPLDTLKEAYHQGSAFLGYTTTESPARVIGILEQGKLADYAQKSDGGPAIALVLDQTPFYGESGGQVGDVGVIKGKDFTFHVEDTKKENDFFLHLGRVVEGRVDVGAEATATVDAGRRQAIRRAHSATHLLHNALHKHLGKHAQQAGSKVEPDRLRFDFSNPEAVGKERLQAIEETVNDLVMTGAPVQWSLMPIAEAKTLGAMALFGEKYPEIVRVVQMGDFSRELCGGTHLDSVGQVGLFKILGEESVAAGTRRIVALTGKAALDFIRQEEAALGDLAASLRVPANQVSGRVAALLEEVKTLKKQASQRKPESGPKATADDLLTNARTAGDAVAVIASVEATADEMRVLIDGLRRKRPEGLAVLLAAASEGKVQLVAAFSKDLVDKGRHAGQWLKKVAPAVGGGGGGRPDMAQAGGKDPAKIPDALELAWTVVREELGG